One Azospirillum sp. TSA2s genomic region harbors:
- a CDS encoding DUF945 domain-containing protein yields MRLSRLSPVPALPVRSLRPALIAGGMLALVAGWSPVQAAPAVDDAGAKALAASLKKDLPRWFPPPSEDGEGVGFEWQGEPTVKPAGDHYDVALPRLSAEDAEGTLFDIGTVLLSVTPKDDGQYGVAITLPSAIKVQNLDDNDEYVDAATISIGKQSFTSTWSGALETLLAVDAAYNDIAVSAADGKGKISVASMTMVQDLKPEAGTGGATLWSGPAAFAFGGLSVQDEKKKELVKIGGVTAEATYTRVDLTKVSALQKLSEQTAAKGVAPTSAELLPKLQGMFGGISGAMRLSNLSFVNPEDGTQVSLGQLAFRSGLTDLDQAMSTVSMGMEARDFSMTPSPAPAAFTPRAFEMKLSVAKLPNSALWKAFTELAKAAEAEETQPKKGAKAKAAPPPPSSEMVMQQAMTAMGEAGTELRIDALNLDTPATAGTATGAVKVATQAAFGVTGGATVLLRGIDAAVKAMQPAPGAKPDKETQDLLGGLAMVQAMGQAGKDDTGADVRSYKFEVTEAGQLLLNGADMTPLLAGGGEPAPAPAEQPKKKK; encoded by the coding sequence ATGCGTCTCAGCCGTCTTTCGCCCGTCCCGGCCCTGCCGGTCCGTTCCCTGAGGCCCGCCCTGATCGCCGGCGGCATGCTGGCGCTGGTCGCCGGCTGGTCGCCCGTCCAGGCCGCCCCCGCCGTCGACGACGCCGGGGCCAAGGCGCTCGCCGCCTCGTTGAAGAAGGACCTGCCCCGCTGGTTCCCGCCGCCCAGCGAGGATGGCGAGGGCGTCGGCTTCGAATGGCAGGGCGAGCCCACCGTCAAGCCGGCCGGCGACCATTACGACGTCGCCCTGCCCCGCCTGTCGGCCGAGGATGCCGAAGGCACGCTGTTCGACATCGGCACCGTCCTCTTGTCGGTGACGCCGAAGGATGACGGCCAGTATGGCGTGGCGATCACGCTGCCCAGCGCGATCAAGGTGCAGAACCTCGACGACAACGACGAGTATGTCGACGCCGCCACCATCTCCATCGGCAAGCAGTCCTTCACCAGCACCTGGTCGGGTGCGCTGGAGACGCTGCTGGCCGTCGATGCCGCCTACAACGACATCGCGGTCAGCGCCGCCGACGGCAAGGGCAAGATTTCCGTCGCCTCCATGACCATGGTCCAGGACCTGAAGCCGGAGGCCGGGACCGGCGGCGCCACCCTGTGGAGCGGCCCGGCCGCCTTCGCCTTCGGCGGCCTGTCGGTGCAGGACGAGAAGAAGAAGGAGTTGGTCAAGATCGGCGGCGTCACCGCCGAGGCCACCTACACCCGGGTCGACCTGACCAAGGTCAGCGCGCTGCAGAAGCTGTCGGAACAGACCGCCGCCAAGGGCGTGGCGCCGACCAGCGCGGAACTGTTGCCGAAGCTCCAGGGCATGTTCGGCGGCATCAGCGGCGCGATGCGCCTGTCCAACCTGTCCTTCGTCAATCCCGAGGACGGCACCCAGGTCTCTCTCGGCCAGCTCGCCTTCCGCAGCGGCCTGACCGACCTCGACCAGGCGATGTCGACGGTCAGCATGGGCATGGAGGCGCGCGACTTCTCCATGACGCCGTCGCCGGCGCCCGCCGCCTTCACCCCGCGCGCCTTCGAAATGAAGCTGTCGGTCGCCAAGCTGCCGAACAGCGCCCTGTGGAAGGCCTTCACCGAGCTGGCCAAGGCCGCCGAGGCCGAAGAGACCCAGCCGAAGAAGGGCGCCAAGGCCAAGGCCGCCCCGCCGCCGCCCTCCTCCGAGATGGTGATGCAGCAGGCGATGACCGCCATGGGCGAGGCCGGAACGGAGCTGCGGATCGACGCGCTGAACCTCGACACCCCGGCGACGGCCGGCACCGCCACCGGCGCGGTCAAGGTCGCCACCCAGGCCGCCTTCGGCGTCACCGGCGGCGCCACCGTCCTGCTGCGCGGCATCGACGCCGCGGTGAAGGCGATGCAGCCGGCGCCGGGCGCCAAGCCCGACAAGGAGACCCAGGACCTGCTGGGCGGTCTGGCGATGGTCCAGGCCATGGGTCAGGCCGGCAAGGACGACACCGGCGCCGATGTCCGCAGCTACAAGTTCGAGGTGACGGAGGCCGGCCAGCTCCTGCTGAACGGCGCCGACATGACCCCGCTGCTGGCCGGCGGCGGCGAACCGGCCCCGGCCCCGGCGGAACAGCCGAAGAAGAAGAAGTAA
- a CDS encoding glutathione S-transferase family protein produces the protein MRTLYHHPIHALSRTARVMLAEKALPFEPVVERPWERRTDFLKLNPAAEVPVLVEEDGTVVAGGLAVIEYLEEAYPDTPLLPREIAARAEVRRVADWFLNKFDREVTENLVGEKLIKRLSGQGHPFAPAIRAGLANVTYHLDYIAFLSERRPWLAGSVFTLADIAAAAQLSCLDYIDNVPWDRSPEAKDWYARIKSRPSFRALLADNITGCPPPKHYADLDF, from the coding sequence ATGCGAACCCTGTACCACCACCCGATCCACGCCCTGTCGCGCACCGCGCGCGTGATGCTTGCCGAGAAGGCCCTGCCCTTCGAACCCGTGGTCGAAAGGCCATGGGAACGGCGCACCGATTTCCTGAAGCTGAACCCGGCCGCCGAGGTTCCGGTTCTGGTGGAGGAGGACGGGACGGTCGTCGCCGGCGGCCTCGCCGTGATCGAATATCTGGAGGAGGCCTATCCCGACACCCCCCTGCTGCCGCGCGAGATCGCGGCGCGGGCGGAGGTGCGGCGGGTCGCCGACTGGTTCCTGAACAAGTTCGACCGCGAGGTGACCGAGAATCTGGTGGGCGAGAAGCTGATCAAGCGGCTGTCCGGCCAGGGCCACCCCTTCGCCCCGGCGATTCGCGCCGGGTTGGCCAACGTCACCTATCATCTCGACTACATCGCCTTCCTGTCGGAACGGCGGCCGTGGTTGGCCGGGTCGGTCTTCACCCTGGCCGACATCGCCGCCGCGGCTCAGCTATCCTGCCTGGACTATATCGACAACGTGCCGTGGGACCGCAGTCCGGAGGCCAAGGACTGGTACGCCCGGATCAAGTCGCGTCCCAGCTTCCGCGCCCTGTTGGCCGACAACATCACCGGCTGCCCGCCGCCCAAGCACTACGCCGACCTGGATTTTTAA